In Taeniopygia guttata chromosome 2, bTaeGut7.mat, whole genome shotgun sequence, one genomic interval encodes:
- the ITGB1 gene encoding integrin beta-1 isoform X2 has product MAETNFKWLTCAGILCCLIWNGCAQQGGSDCIKANAKSCGECIQAGPNCGWCKKTDFLQEGEPTSARCDDLAALKSKGCPMEDIENPRGSKQVLENREVTNRKKGAAEKLKPEAITQIQPQKLSLHLRVGEPQTFSLKFKRAEDYPIDLYYLMDLSYSMKDDLENVKSLGTALMLEMEKITSDFRIGFGSFVEKTVMPYISTTPAKLRNPCTGDQNCTSPFSYKNVLSLTSEGNKFNELVGKQHISGNLDSPEGGFDAIMQVAVCGEQIGWRNVTRLLVFSTDAGFHFAGDGKLGGIVLPNDGKCHLENNVYTMSHYYDYPSIAHLVQKLSENNIQTIFAVTEEFQAVYKELKNLIPKSAVGTLSSNSSNVIQLIIDAYNSLSSEVILENTKLPKGVTISYKSFCKNGVNDTQEDGRKCSNISIGDEVRFEINITANECPKKEQNETIKIKPLGFTEEVEINLQFICECQCQSEGEPNSPACHAGNGTFECGACRCNEGRIGRLCECSTDEVNSEDMDAYCRRENSTEICSNNGECICGQCVCKKRENTNEVYSGKYCECDNFNCDRSNGLICGGNGICKCRVCECFPNFTGSACDCSLDTTPCMASNGQICNGRGTCECGTCNCTDPKFQGPTCEMCQTCLGVCAEHKDCVQCRAFDKGEKKETCSQECMHFNMTRVESRDKLPQPGQPDPLSHCKEKDVDDCWFYFTYSVNSNGEANVHVVETPECPSGPDIIPIVAGVVAGIVLIGLALLLIWKLLMIIHDRREFAKFEKEKMNAKWDTGENPIYKSAVTTVVNPKYEGK; this is encoded by the exons ACTAATTTCAAATGGCTCACGTGTGCTGGCATCCTCTGTTGCTTAATATGGAATGGATGTGCCCAGCAAG GTGGAAGCGACTGCataaaagcaaatgcaaagtCATGTGGGGAATGTATACAAGCAGGACCAAACTGTGGCTGGTGTAAAAAAACA GACTTTTTGCAAGAAGGAGAGCCAACATCTGCCCGGTGTGATGACTTGGCAGCACTGAAGAGTAAAGGCTGCCCTATGGAAGACATAGAGAATCCCAGGGGCAGCAAGCAGGTGCTCGAAAACAGAGAAGTAACAAATCGTAAGAAAGGTGCTGCAGAGAAGCTGAAACCAGAAGCCATTACACAGATCCAGCCACAGAAATTATCACTGCATCTAAGAGTCG GGGAGCCCCagacattttcattaaaattcaaGAGAGCTGAAGACTACCCCATTGACCTTTATTATCTTATGGACCTCTCCTATTCTATGAAAGATGATTTAGAGAATGTGAAAAGTCTTGGAACGGCTCTGATGttagagatggaaaaaataacTTCAGACTTTCGGATTG GCTTTGGCTCTTTTGTGGAGAAAACTGTGATGCCTTACATAAGTACAACACCTGCCAAACTCAGAAATCCTTGTACAGGCGACCAGAACTGTACAAGTCCATTTAGCTATAAAAATGTGCTCAGCCTTACCAGTGAAGGAAACAAGTTCAATGAACTTGTAGGTAAACAGCACATTTCTGGGAACTTAGATTCTCCCGAAGGTGGATTTGATGCAATAATGCAGGTTGCAGTTTGTGGG GAACAAATTGGCTGGAGGAATGTTACAAGACTATTAGTGTTTTCCACGGATGCTGGATTCCACTTTGCAGGAGATGGTAAACTTGGTGGAATTGTTCTACCAAATGATGGGAAATGTCATCTGGAAAATAATGTGTACACAATGAGCCACTATTAC GATTATCCCTCTATTGCTCATCTGGTACAGAAACTTAGTGAGAACAATATTCAGACAATTTTTGCTGTTACTGAAGAGTTTCAGGCAGTCTATAAG GAACTGAAAAATCTGATACCGAAATCAGCAGTGGGAACATTGTCTTCAAATTCCAGCAATGTGATTCAGCTGATCATTGATGCATACAAT TCCCTTTCTTCAGAGGTTATCCTGGAAAATACTAAGCTACCAAAAGGAGTGACAATCAGTTACAAGTCTTTCTGCAAGAATGGAGTGAATGACACACAAGAAGATGGAAGGAAGTGTTCTAACATTTCAATTGGAGATGAG gttaGATTTGAGATTAATATAACAGCTAATGAATGTccaaagaaagaacaaaatgaaacaattaaaattaaaccaCTGGGATTCACTGAAGAAGTTGAAATTAATCTCCAGTTCATCTGTGAGTGTCAGTGCCAAAGTGAAGGAGAACCTAATAGTCCAGCCTGCCATGCAGGAAATGGAACATTTGAATGTGGTGCGTGCAG ATGTAATGAAGGACGTATTGGAAGACTATGTGAATGTAGCACAGATGAAGTAAATAGTGAGGATATGGATGCTTACTGCAGGAGGgagaacagcacagaaatctgCAGTAACAATGGAGAATGCATTTGTGGACAATGTGTGTGCAAGAAAAGGGAGAATACCAATGAGGTGTATTCTGGCAAATACTGTGAATGTGACAACTTCAATTGTGATCGATCAAATGGTTTAATCTGTGGAG GAAATGGGATCTGCAAGTGCCGAGTGTGTGAGTGTTTCCCCAACTTCACTGGCAGCGCCTGCGATTGTTCCTTGGATACTACACCATGTATGGCATCTAATGGGCAGATTTGCAATGGAAGAGGAACCTGTGAATGTGGCACCTGCAACTGTACAGATCCCAAATTCCAAGGCCCCACGTGTGAAATGTGTCAGACTTGCCTCGGTGTCTGTGCAGAGCACAA GGACTGTGTTCAGTGCAGAGCTTTCGATAAGGGGGAGAAGAAGGAGACATGTTCCCAGGAATGTATGCACTTCAACATGACACGCGTGGAGAGCCGGGACAAGCTGCCGCAGCCCGGCCAGCCCGACCCCCTGTCCCACTGCAAAGAGAAGGACGTTGATGACTGCTGGTTCTACTTCACTTACTCTGTCAACTCCAATGGTGAAGCCAATGTCCACGTGGTGGAGACCCCAG AGTGCCCTAGCGGTCCTGACATCATTCCCATTGTAGCTGGTGTGGTTGCTGGAATTGTTCTTATTGGACTTGCATTATTATTGATCTGGAAACTACTAATGATCATTCATGACAGAAGAGAATTTGCTAAATTTGAAAAGGAGAAGATGAATGCCAAGTGGGATACG ggTGAAAATCCTATTTACAAGAGTGCAGTGACAACTGTGGTCAATCCTAAATATGAGGGAAAATGA
- the ITGB1 gene encoding integrin beta-1 isoform X3 produces the protein MAETNFKWLTCAGILCCLIWNGCAQQGGSDCIKANAKSCGECIQAGPNCGWCKKTDFLQEGEPTSARCDDLAALKSKGCPMEDIENPRGSKQVLENREVTNRKKGAAEKLKPEAITQIQPQKLSLHLRVGEPQTFSLKFKRAEDYPIDLYYLMDLSYSMKDDLENVKSLGTALMLEMEKITSDFRIGFGSFVEKTVMPYISTTPAKLRNPCTGDQNCTSPFSYKNVLSLTSEGNKFNELVGKQHISGNLDSPEGGFDAIMQVAVCGEQIGWRNVTRLLVFSTDAGFHFAGDGKLGGIVLPNDGKCHLENNVYTMSHYYDYPSIAHLVQKLSENNIQTIFAVTEEFQAVYKELKNLIPKSAVGTLSSNSSNVIQLIIDAYNSLSSEVILENTKLPKGVTISYKSFCKNGVNDTQEDGRKCSNISIGDEVRFEINITANECPKKEQNETIKIKPLGFTEEVEINLQFICECQCQSEGEPNSPACHAGNGTFECGACRCNEGRIGRLCECSTDEVNSEDMDAYCRRENSTEICSNNGECICGQCVCKKRENTNEVYSGKYCECDNFNCDRSNGLICGGNGICKCRVCECFPNFTGSACDCSLDTTPCMASNGQICNGRGTCECGTCNCTDPKFQGPTCEMCQTCLGVCAEHKDCVQCRAFDKGEKKETCSQECMHFNMTRVESRDKLPQPGQPDPLSHCKEKDVDDCWFYFTYSVNSNGEANVHVVETPECPSGPDIIPIVAGVVAGIVLIGLALLLIWKLLMIIHDRREFAKFEKEKMNAKWDTQENPIYKSPINNFKNPNYGRKAGL, from the exons ACTAATTTCAAATGGCTCACGTGTGCTGGCATCCTCTGTTGCTTAATATGGAATGGATGTGCCCAGCAAG GTGGAAGCGACTGCataaaagcaaatgcaaagtCATGTGGGGAATGTATACAAGCAGGACCAAACTGTGGCTGGTGTAAAAAAACA GACTTTTTGCAAGAAGGAGAGCCAACATCTGCCCGGTGTGATGACTTGGCAGCACTGAAGAGTAAAGGCTGCCCTATGGAAGACATAGAGAATCCCAGGGGCAGCAAGCAGGTGCTCGAAAACAGAGAAGTAACAAATCGTAAGAAAGGTGCTGCAGAGAAGCTGAAACCAGAAGCCATTACACAGATCCAGCCACAGAAATTATCACTGCATCTAAGAGTCG GGGAGCCCCagacattttcattaaaattcaaGAGAGCTGAAGACTACCCCATTGACCTTTATTATCTTATGGACCTCTCCTATTCTATGAAAGATGATTTAGAGAATGTGAAAAGTCTTGGAACGGCTCTGATGttagagatggaaaaaataacTTCAGACTTTCGGATTG GCTTTGGCTCTTTTGTGGAGAAAACTGTGATGCCTTACATAAGTACAACACCTGCCAAACTCAGAAATCCTTGTACAGGCGACCAGAACTGTACAAGTCCATTTAGCTATAAAAATGTGCTCAGCCTTACCAGTGAAGGAAACAAGTTCAATGAACTTGTAGGTAAACAGCACATTTCTGGGAACTTAGATTCTCCCGAAGGTGGATTTGATGCAATAATGCAGGTTGCAGTTTGTGGG GAACAAATTGGCTGGAGGAATGTTACAAGACTATTAGTGTTTTCCACGGATGCTGGATTCCACTTTGCAGGAGATGGTAAACTTGGTGGAATTGTTCTACCAAATGATGGGAAATGTCATCTGGAAAATAATGTGTACACAATGAGCCACTATTAC GATTATCCCTCTATTGCTCATCTGGTACAGAAACTTAGTGAGAACAATATTCAGACAATTTTTGCTGTTACTGAAGAGTTTCAGGCAGTCTATAAG GAACTGAAAAATCTGATACCGAAATCAGCAGTGGGAACATTGTCTTCAAATTCCAGCAATGTGATTCAGCTGATCATTGATGCATACAAT TCCCTTTCTTCAGAGGTTATCCTGGAAAATACTAAGCTACCAAAAGGAGTGACAATCAGTTACAAGTCTTTCTGCAAGAATGGAGTGAATGACACACAAGAAGATGGAAGGAAGTGTTCTAACATTTCAATTGGAGATGAG gttaGATTTGAGATTAATATAACAGCTAATGAATGTccaaagaaagaacaaaatgaaacaattaaaattaaaccaCTGGGATTCACTGAAGAAGTTGAAATTAATCTCCAGTTCATCTGTGAGTGTCAGTGCCAAAGTGAAGGAGAACCTAATAGTCCAGCCTGCCATGCAGGAAATGGAACATTTGAATGTGGTGCGTGCAG ATGTAATGAAGGACGTATTGGAAGACTATGTGAATGTAGCACAGATGAAGTAAATAGTGAGGATATGGATGCTTACTGCAGGAGGgagaacagcacagaaatctgCAGTAACAATGGAGAATGCATTTGTGGACAATGTGTGTGCAAGAAAAGGGAGAATACCAATGAGGTGTATTCTGGCAAATACTGTGAATGTGACAACTTCAATTGTGATCGATCAAATGGTTTAATCTGTGGAG GAAATGGGATCTGCAAGTGCCGAGTGTGTGAGTGTTTCCCCAACTTCACTGGCAGCGCCTGCGATTGTTCCTTGGATACTACACCATGTATGGCATCTAATGGGCAGATTTGCAATGGAAGAGGAACCTGTGAATGTGGCACCTGCAACTGTACAGATCCCAAATTCCAAGGCCCCACGTGTGAAATGTGTCAGACTTGCCTCGGTGTCTGTGCAGAGCACAA GGACTGTGTTCAGTGCAGAGCTTTCGATAAGGGGGAGAAGAAGGAGACATGTTCCCAGGAATGTATGCACTTCAACATGACACGCGTGGAGAGCCGGGACAAGCTGCCGCAGCCCGGCCAGCCCGACCCCCTGTCCCACTGCAAAGAGAAGGACGTTGATGACTGCTGGTTCTACTTCACTTACTCTGTCAACTCCAATGGTGAAGCCAATGTCCACGTGGTGGAGACCCCAG AGTGCCCTAGCGGTCCTGACATCATTCCCATTGTAGCTGGTGTGGTTGCTGGAATTGTTCTTATTGGACTTGCATTATTATTGATCTGGAAACTACTAATGATCATTCATGACAGAAGAGAATTTGCTAAATTTGAAAAGGAGAAGATGAATGCCAAGTGGGATACG CAAGAAAATCCAATATACAAGAGCCCTATTAACAATTTCAAGAATCCAAACTATGGACGTAAAGCTGGTCTCTAA
- the ITGB1 gene encoding integrin beta-1 isoform X1, producing MEDIENPRGSKQVLENREVTNRKKGAAEKLKPEAITQIQPQKLSLHLRVGEPQTFSLKFKRAEDYPIDLYYLMDLSYSMKDDLENVKSLGTALMLEMEKITSDFRIGFGSFVEKTVMPYISTTPAKLRNPCTGDQNCTSPFSYKNVLSLTSEGNKFNELVGKQHISGNLDSPEGGFDAIMQVAVCGEQIGWRNVTRLLVFSTDAGFHFAGDGKLGGIVLPNDGKCHLENNVYTMSHYYDYPSIAHLVQKLSENNIQTIFAVTEEFQAVYKELKNLIPKSAVGTLSSNSSNVIQLIIDAYNSLSSEVILENTKLPKGVTISYKSFCKNGVNDTQEDGRKCSNISIGDEVRFEINITANECPKKEQNETIKIKPLGFTEEVEINLQFICECQCQSEGEPNSPACHAGNGTFECGACRCNEGRIGRLCECSTDEVNSEDMDAYCRRENSTEICSNNGECICGQCVCKKRENTNEVYSGKYCECDNFNCDRSNGLICGGNGICKCRVCECFPNFTGSACDCSLDTTPCMASNGQICNGRGTCECGTCNCTDPKFQGPTCEMCQTCLGVCAEHKDCVQCRAFDKGEKKETCSQECMHFNMTRVESRDKLPQPGQPDPLSHCKEKDVDDCWFYFTYSVNSNGEANVHVVETPECPSGPDIIPIVAGVVAGIVLIGLALLLIWKLLMIIHDRREFAKFEKEKMNAKWDTGENPIYKSAVTTVVNPKYEGK from the exons ATGGAAGACATAGAGAATCCCAGGGGCAGCAAGCAGGTGCTCGAAAACAGAGAAGTAACAAATCGTAAGAAAGGTGCTGCAGAGAAGCTGAAACCAGAAGCCATTACACAGATCCAGCCACAGAAATTATCACTGCATCTAAGAGTCG GGGAGCCCCagacattttcattaaaattcaaGAGAGCTGAAGACTACCCCATTGACCTTTATTATCTTATGGACCTCTCCTATTCTATGAAAGATGATTTAGAGAATGTGAAAAGTCTTGGAACGGCTCTGATGttagagatggaaaaaataacTTCAGACTTTCGGATTG GCTTTGGCTCTTTTGTGGAGAAAACTGTGATGCCTTACATAAGTACAACACCTGCCAAACTCAGAAATCCTTGTACAGGCGACCAGAACTGTACAAGTCCATTTAGCTATAAAAATGTGCTCAGCCTTACCAGTGAAGGAAACAAGTTCAATGAACTTGTAGGTAAACAGCACATTTCTGGGAACTTAGATTCTCCCGAAGGTGGATTTGATGCAATAATGCAGGTTGCAGTTTGTGGG GAACAAATTGGCTGGAGGAATGTTACAAGACTATTAGTGTTTTCCACGGATGCTGGATTCCACTTTGCAGGAGATGGTAAACTTGGTGGAATTGTTCTACCAAATGATGGGAAATGTCATCTGGAAAATAATGTGTACACAATGAGCCACTATTAC GATTATCCCTCTATTGCTCATCTGGTACAGAAACTTAGTGAGAACAATATTCAGACAATTTTTGCTGTTACTGAAGAGTTTCAGGCAGTCTATAAG GAACTGAAAAATCTGATACCGAAATCAGCAGTGGGAACATTGTCTTCAAATTCCAGCAATGTGATTCAGCTGATCATTGATGCATACAAT TCCCTTTCTTCAGAGGTTATCCTGGAAAATACTAAGCTACCAAAAGGAGTGACAATCAGTTACAAGTCTTTCTGCAAGAATGGAGTGAATGACACACAAGAAGATGGAAGGAAGTGTTCTAACATTTCAATTGGAGATGAG gttaGATTTGAGATTAATATAACAGCTAATGAATGTccaaagaaagaacaaaatgaaacaattaaaattaaaccaCTGGGATTCACTGAAGAAGTTGAAATTAATCTCCAGTTCATCTGTGAGTGTCAGTGCCAAAGTGAAGGAGAACCTAATAGTCCAGCCTGCCATGCAGGAAATGGAACATTTGAATGTGGTGCGTGCAG ATGTAATGAAGGACGTATTGGAAGACTATGTGAATGTAGCACAGATGAAGTAAATAGTGAGGATATGGATGCTTACTGCAGGAGGgagaacagcacagaaatctgCAGTAACAATGGAGAATGCATTTGTGGACAATGTGTGTGCAAGAAAAGGGAGAATACCAATGAGGTGTATTCTGGCAAATACTGTGAATGTGACAACTTCAATTGTGATCGATCAAATGGTTTAATCTGTGGAG GAAATGGGATCTGCAAGTGCCGAGTGTGTGAGTGTTTCCCCAACTTCACTGGCAGCGCCTGCGATTGTTCCTTGGATACTACACCATGTATGGCATCTAATGGGCAGATTTGCAATGGAAGAGGAACCTGTGAATGTGGCACCTGCAACTGTACAGATCCCAAATTCCAAGGCCCCACGTGTGAAATGTGTCAGACTTGCCTCGGTGTCTGTGCAGAGCACAA GGACTGTGTTCAGTGCAGAGCTTTCGATAAGGGGGAGAAGAAGGAGACATGTTCCCAGGAATGTATGCACTTCAACATGACACGCGTGGAGAGCCGGGACAAGCTGCCGCAGCCCGGCCAGCCCGACCCCCTGTCCCACTGCAAAGAGAAGGACGTTGATGACTGCTGGTTCTACTTCACTTACTCTGTCAACTCCAATGGTGAAGCCAATGTCCACGTGGTGGAGACCCCAG AGTGCCCTAGCGGTCCTGACATCATTCCCATTGTAGCTGGTGTGGTTGCTGGAATTGTTCTTATTGGACTTGCATTATTATTGATCTGGAAACTACTAATGATCATTCATGACAGAAGAGAATTTGCTAAATTTGAAAAGGAGAAGATGAATGCCAAGTGGGATACG ggTGAAAATCCTATTTACAAGAGTGCAGTGACAACTGTGGTCAATCCTAAATATGAGGGAAAATGA